GGGCGCGAAGATGGCACATCACTCCGTTGGGACTTTTGATACCGAAATGTTCACCAATCTCTCGGACGGTTGGCCCGTAGCCTCGCTTTACAATCAGCGAGCGAATCATGTTGTAGACATTCTGCTGGCGGTCTGTGAGTTGAGCCGACATCGAGGGGGCCTTTTTCTAACACATTGGGGGTCGTTATGTCGCTAGCATAACAAGCGAATGCCCACGATTGTACCATGCACTAAACGTGTGTCCACAATAATCTGGCGTGGCCGACCTGCCCCCGTCTGTGCGGGGCCCAGATAGCGGCGAACGTGCCCTCTATGGGGACAGCATCCCCCCTAGCACCAACACTACCGCCGCCGCGCCAGCGGGGATGCACCACCAAGCGAACCAGTGGAGTCGATCCAGGCGGCTCCATCCGATCAGCCATTTCAGCGCGATGATGCCGACGACGAAGGAAACGAGTGCTCCGATGGCGAGTGCGGCGGGCGAGAAAACCACGTCTGTCGCCTCGGTCTGCAGCGCTGGGGAAAGTTGGCGAGCTTCGAGGAAATCCTTTAATTCCAGCACCACGGCGCCACAGATGGCGGGTATCGCCAACAGGAAGGAAAACGTGACGGAGTCTTCATTTTTCACCCCTAGCAGCCGTGCTCCCAGGATTGTGGATCCGCTGCGGCTGATGCCGGGCAAAATGGCAAACGCTTGAAAGCAGCCCACCGCAAAAGCGGCCATCAGGCTCATCTTTTGATATTCGCCCTCACGGGGTTTCAGACGGCCGAGCAGGATCAGGAAGATTCCCGTGACGATCAACATCGAGCCAGCTAGAAGTGGCGAGCGCATCAACCATTCAAAGTTTTTCTTGATCGTTAACCCCACAATGACTGCTGGGATGGTGCCGATAATCAGCAATCCGATGACGCGGCGATCGCTGAACAGAAGGTCGAGGATGCGTCGCCAATAGATCACCAGGATGGAGCCGAGCGTGCCAGCGTGAAGGATGATTTCTAGCGTTGGCGATTCACTCAGTTTGCCCGTCAGAGCGCCGAGCACGACCAAATGCCCCGAAGAACTAATGGGCAGGAATTCTGCAATGCCTTGTACGACAGCGAGAAAAAGAATCTGTAACACGGCGGCGTTGGTCCTTGGCGGGAAGGTCGGGGCGAGACAGCGAGACAGACTCGGAGTGAGCCATGCGGGTTTTAAAGCGCGGTCCGGAGTTGTGGAAGGGCAACGCCCAGTGTTAGAAAATCGGATTATAGTTGTCGCTATGTCCACTGCGACTTAATTCAAAGACAGGAAAGTTTGATGCATCACACCGAAGACTCGGTTGCAGACACCGTTGCAAGTCCGACTGGGACGGACCAAGTCACGTCCAGCGACGCCGAGGGACCGCTAAAGCTGGCAACGAATCCCACCGTTTTGGGCGACGTCATCAATGTGGTTCGCGGATTCTGCATGGGAGCTGCCGACACCGTGCCTGGTGTTAGCGGAGGCACGGTGGCGTTGATTTTGGGGCATTACCAGCGGCTGGTGACCTGTATCTCACAAATTGACTCGCATTTCGTTTCGCTGGTGCTGCATCGAAAATTTCGTGAAGCGGGACGCCACATCGACCTTCGTTTCTTGATGGCGTTGGGCATTGGGATTGCGGCAGGGATTGTCTCGCTAGCGGGGCTGATGCATTGGTTGTTGGATCACAAGCAACCCGAGACGTTTGCGGTTTTCTTTGGCTTGATTCTCGCCAGTGTTTGGATTGTCAAAAGCTACGTCAGCCACTGGAGGGTGCCGCAGGTGGTCGCCTGTGTATTGGGCGTTGCCGTGGCGGTGGCGATCACGTTGATGCCAATGGGCGAGGGAGACATGGGTCTTCCGTTTTTGTTTTTGAGCGCCTCGGTGGCAATTTGTGCGATGATCTTGCCAGGGATTAGTGGCGCGTTTGTGCTGTTGTTGTTCGGAGTCTATCACCCGGTAACCGGATTGATCAAAGATGCCGCGAGAGGAATTGTGTCGCTGGAATCGCTGTTACAGATCGCAGTCTTCGCCAGTGGTTGTGCATTTGGGTTATTGGCGTTTTCGCGATTGCTGCGTTGGATGTTAGAACATCATCGCAGCACCACGATGGCGGGGCTGATTGGATTGATGATTGGCAGCGTCGGCAAACTATGGCCGCTGCAACAACCAACGCCAGAGACGGCAAATCTCGAAAGCAAGTTTCGGCAGATGGAATTTGTATCGTACAGCCAGTGGCCTGGCAGCATTGCGGTGTTGGTGGCTCTAGCCGTTGCCGCAGCCGTCGCCGTGATTGTGATCGAAAGCATCGCCAACAAGATCGACCACAACACCCCCACATAGCGAGGCCCTCCCTCAAACCGATTGTCGCCACTTCCACCACTTCCATGAGGGACACAGCATGTTTTAGGGGGGGGAGCCCAACTGTCATGTTAGCGGAGCATGATTGCAAGCAATCCTGCCGCGCACTTCATCGAGTTCATCACTTCATCGAGTTCATCACTTCATCGAGTTCATCACTTCATCGAGTTCATCACTTCATCGAGGGACAGAGCATGCTATCGGGGAACTGAATTCGCCAGCAGTATCCCGGAGGGACATAGCATTATTCTGGGGGGGGCGTGAGTTTGGCATTTTTTGGAACCCTGTCGCCACGCCGCCCAATCCCGGGGGTTGACTTTCGACGCATGCGGGGAAACAGTTCTTAAGTAAAGTGTCTTGATTCCTTCAACGCTAGCGAGGCCCACGATGGTACGCTTAGCACGCTCGGAGGTCTTCGATCCTGATGAAATCGCAATAGCTCACACCTCGAATCGCACGGTTCGGCGATGTTTCTTGATGGGCGACGACCCCATCTCAGGAAAAAACTTCGATCATCGCAAAGTGTGGATCGAACAGCGATTAATTCACTTCGCGGGCACATTCGGCGTAGATTTACTCTGTTTCTCAATCTTATCGAACCATTTCCACCTCATCCTGCGCTCGCGTCCGGATGTGGTTGCTCTCTGGGACGACAAAGAAGTGGCTCGGCGATGGATGCTGATATGCCCTCATCGCCGAAATGCCGATGGCTCAGCGATGCCACCGACCGACAGTGAAATTCACTCGATCGCGGGCTGTCCGATCAAATGCGCTGAAATTCGCAAGCGGCTCAGCAGCATCAGCTGGTGGATGCGACTCCTTTGCCAACGCATCGCGATGCGGGCTAACCAAGAGGACGAAGAAACGGGGCATTTCTTTCAAGACCGGTTTCACGCCACTCGGATCGCGGACGAAGCATCACTGCTTGCATGTGCAGCCTATGTCGACCTCAATCCGATTCGCGCCGCAATGGCTGAAACGCTTGAGCAAAGTGATCACACGTCGGTGCAGCGGCGAATCCAAGCAATTACCGCCGCCAAAGATGCATCTTGTAATGGAGAGAATCCGATTCCAAAATTGCCAGCCGACGCCATTGATGGCTTTCTTTCTCCGCTGTCGATTGATGAGCGATTTGATCCCATCGGCCCCTGCGTAAGCCAGTCGGCAACTCGCTGCAGCAACAAAGGATTCCTTTCAGTCTCAACCGCGGACTACTTGGAAATGCTCGACTGGACGGCTCGCCAAGTGAGGCCGGGGAAACGCGGCAGGACACCTAGTGGCGTGCCTCCGGTGCTGAAGCGATTAGGACTGGATGCAGCTTCCTGGTGTGAATTGGTGAGTGATTTTGGACGGCTGTTTTCTACCGTAGCAGGGCGGCCGGAGTGTGTCGATTCGATGCGAAGCCATCACACGCGACGCCGCTATCATTTGCGGCAGCGGGCACGCGAGCTACTAACAAGGCTCGATTAAGGCTGCAAGCCTCCTTTCCCTCCCGTGATCGCAACCGGGCCTTGATCCCGAAGATGACGTTGCATCTGCCCTCTCGGATCTTGGGATACCAGTAACTACGAATCCGTGCCAAAGGCGCGATACCGCCGTACTGCTGCCACTTAAATCCACGAAGCTTTTTTCCGCCCCTCACAAGCAAGGCATTTGCGGCACCCCCAACAAGATGCTGTGTCCCTACTTAAGGCTGCTACTTAAGCTGGCGGGAGAATGTCGTGGCAAGAAAGGGATTTGCATGGCCCCCAAAAAAGTGCTGTGTCCCTGGGTGAGAAGGGTGCGGGGGAAACGCCTGAACTAAGATGTCGGGCCAATAAAAAACCCGCCTGTTGAGAGCAGAATGCAACTCAACAGACGGGCATGTCTCGCAGTACCATCGAAGATGATCGCGAGTGGGGTGGCTGCGCCGAAGCATCAGCCCGCCGACTTAAAACTACGGGTTACCACCCCGTTGGCAAGTACAGCAATAATCCACTTGATCACCTCCTTTCACAATCTTGTTTGACGAGTTCAATCCGGGTGCCAACCAGAGAGGATTGAAGATCGTACGGAAAGTTTCGTTGCGACGCGTTATCGCAACACGGCAATCCCCATTATCACTACCTTCACAAGCAAAGGCAAGTAATTCAGAGGACATTTTTTCAGACGATCAGTACCACCAAATGGTTCACCCGATTTCGTCAAATCGGAAACTTTTTCGGCCGAATACGGCAATCTGTTTTCCGGTGGCAATCCAAAGGAACCGAGTGTGTTGTCCGCTTCGCATTGGCCATAATGCACCGGGTGGCGTGTGGGCCCCGGCCGCTGACGCGTCGCGGCTTAATAAATCAACAAGCCTCAATTAACGTTCGCTACGATCTATCCACCCCTCGCAAACCTCACAATCGATTCACTCGGTGTGTGATCGCTGAGCAATTCAAGCAACTCCGCTGGCGGCTGCAACGATTTCGAATCGGCGGCGGCCGCAGCAATGCTGCGACAAATCACATCGCTCCCAATCCGATCGAAACTGGCGTACCATTCGCCGCGCGGGCGATACCCGAGCCCGCCGGCCATCGCAATCTCGACTTGCTCAAGCGTTTGGGCCACCCCTTCGCGAAGTAACAACGCCGACTCGATCCACATCGCCAACCTCAATCGGTCCAGCACTTCGTCGTCACCAAAGACTCTGGTATTTCGCGAATACCGATCCCGAATTTCCATCGCCGCTGCCGCCAGCGTCGTACTACGAACGCCGTCGACATAATCGTAAAATCCACCGCCACTGAATCGTCCGCCACGCCCCTTTTTAATCATTGCCGGCAACATCGGCGAAGGATCGATGCGTGTCGGAAACGATTGCCAATAAACACGCCCGGCATCAAACATCGTTCGTGAACCGATCAAATCGATCAACTCCAGCGGCGATAGCGGCATCCCAAATCGCAAAGCCGCTTGCTCGATCTGCTCCGCTGTCGCCCCTTGACTGAGCAACAACATCGCCTCGTTCAGATAAGGCGAGAGCATGCGATTGACAATGAACCCTGGCGAGTCCGCAACCACCAGCGGCGAACGATCAATTCGCCGAACATGCTCAGTGACCGCAGCCAAGTTCACCGCCGACGTGTCGGCCGTCGGGATCACCTCGACGGCATCTCGCAACGTAACCGGCATGAAAAAATGCATCCCAATCAACCGCGACGGATCGTTCAAGGAACCCGCGATATCACCGATACGAAGCGTGGATGTGTTACTGCAAAGTATCCAGTCCTTACCAAGGCATCGCTCGACGCGCTGAAAAAACTGCTGCTTGACCTGCAGTCGCTCGACAATCGATTCAATCAAAATCGGCCTCGCATCCGACGTAACGAAATCGCGATGCGACAAGTCGATCATCGTGATGCCCTCGATATCCGATCGCGGCGAGGCGATCTGCCAAACCGAGGGATCCAAATCGAGTTCCTCGACGCAGCTTTCCAACGCCTCGGCATCCACGTCGCCAATCGTGATCGAGACGTTGGCGGCCAGGTGAACTTTGGCAATCGCACGTCCAACCACCCCCAATCCAACGAGTAGTGTGTCAGGACGCGACATAATCAATTTCCAAATCGGGGGGCGAGCATTCAGACGAGAGGGCAGTCCAGCACCATGTGCGTATTCTGCTGCAA
The nucleotide sequence above comes from Novipirellula caenicola. Encoded proteins:
- a CDS encoding undecaprenyl-diphosphate phosphatase; its protein translation is MLQILFLAVVQGIAEFLPISSSGHLVVLGALTGKLSESPTLEIILHAGTLGSILVIYWRRILDLLFSDRRVIGLLIIGTIPAVIVGLTIKKNFEWLMRSPLLAGSMLIVTGIFLILLGRLKPREGEYQKMSLMAAFAVGCFQAFAILPGISRSGSTILGARLLGVKNEDSVTFSFLLAIPAICGAVVLELKDFLEARQLSPALQTEATDVVFSPAALAIGALVSFVVGIIALKWLIGWSRLDRLHWFAWWCIPAGAAAVVLVLGGMLSP
- a CDS encoding DUF368 domain-containing protein, whose product is MHHTEDSVADTVASPTGTDQVTSSDAEGPLKLATNPTVLGDVINVVRGFCMGAADTVPGVSGGTVALILGHYQRLVTCISQIDSHFVSLVLHRKFREAGRHIDLRFLMALGIGIAAGIVSLAGLMHWLLDHKQPETFAVFFGLILASVWIVKSYVSHWRVPQVVACVLGVAVAVAITLMPMGEGDMGLPFLFLSASVAICAMILPGISGAFVLLLFGVYHPVTGLIKDAARGIVSLESLLQIAVFASGCAFGLLAFSRLLRWMLEHHRSTTMAGLIGLMIGSVGKLWPLQQPTPETANLESKFRQMEFVSYSQWPGSIAVLVALAVAAAVAVIVIESIANKIDHNTPT
- a CDS encoding 3-hydroxyacyl-CoA dehydrogenase family protein, whose product is MSRPDTLLVGLGVVGRAIAKVHLAANVSITIGDVDAEALESCVEELDLDPSVWQIASPRSDIEGITMIDLSHRDFVTSDARPILIESIVERLQVKQQFFQRVERCLGKDWILCSNTSTLRIGDIAGSLNDPSRLIGMHFFMPVTLRDAVEVIPTADTSAVNLAAVTEHVRRIDRSPLVVADSPGFIVNRMLSPYLNEAMLLLSQGATAEQIEQAALRFGMPLSPLELIDLIGSRTMFDAGRVYWQSFPTRIDPSPMLPAMIKKGRGGRFSGGGFYDYVDGVRSTTLAAAAMEIRDRYSRNTRVFGDDEVLDRLRLAMWIESALLLREGVAQTLEQVEIAMAGGLGYRPRGEWYASFDRIGSDVICRSIAAAAADSKSLQPPAELLELLSDHTPSESIVRFARGG